In Lachnospiraceae bacterium, one DNA window encodes the following:
- a CDS encoding aminotransferase class I/II-fold pyridoxal phosphate-dependent enzyme: MIRLHNDYNRGACKKILEKLAQINGESYDGYGEDTWCEKATELIREKCKAPEAAIHFLPGATQANFIVHAAALSPIQSVICPDSGHVYAHEAGSIENTGHKLVPLPSTDGKISAEQIREVAASYYNSGEPNYICEPKMVYISFPTEWGTIYSEQELREIRKVCDEYGMYLFADGARLGYGLGSVKNDLTLEKLAELTDVFYIGGTKCGALFGEALVITNKKLARKFRTYMKQNGAVMAKGWLLGMQFCSLLEDGTYEKMTAQADAYALEIKAAFKEKGIREYVESYTNQLFVVLTKEQAEVLGKEYTFEYLQDLADGSMVVRFCTSWATTEAEKDRLIRDIRAL, translated from the coding sequence ATGATCCGTTTACACAATGATTACAACCGTGGTGCATGTAAAAAGATATTAGAGAAACTGGCACAGATCAATGGGGAAAGTTATGATGGATATGGGGAAGATACATGGTGTGAAAAGGCGACAGAGCTGATCCGGGAAAAGTGTAAGGCACCGGAAGCTGCTATCCACTTTTTGCCGGGAGCTACACAGGCTAACTTCATTGTCCATGCGGCAGCTTTAAGCCCTATCCAGAGCGTGATCTGTCCGGACAGTGGCCATGTATATGCCCATGAAGCAGGTTCTATTGAAAATACCGGACACAAGCTGGTGCCTCTTCCCTCAACAGACGGAAAGATCAGCGCAGAGCAGATCCGGGAGGTGGCAGCTTCTTATTACAATAGCGGTGAGCCAAACTATATCTGCGAGCCGAAGATGGTGTATATTTCATTTCCTACAGAATGGGGAACCATTTATTCAGAACAGGAATTAAGAGAGATCCGCAAAGTATGTGATGAGTATGGAATGTACCTGTTTGCAGACGGGGCCAGACTGGGATACGGTCTTGGTTCTGTAAAAAATGATCTGACGCTGGAAAAACTGGCAGAACTGACGGATGTATTTTACATAGGCGGTACTAAGTGCGGCGCATTGTTTGGGGAAGCTCTTGTGATCACTAACAAGAAGCTGGCACGGAAATTCCGTACTTATATGAAGCAGAACGGAGCAGTTATGGCGAAAGGCTGGCTTCTTGGCATGCAGTTTTGCAGCCTGTTAGAGGATGGCACTTACGAAAAAATGACAGCCCAGGCAGATGCTTATGCCTTAGAGATCAAGGCTGCTTTTAAAGAAAAAGGAATCCGGGAATATGTGGAAAGCTATACAAACCAGCTGTTTGTAGTTCTTACAAAAGAACAGGCAGAGGTACTGGGAAAAGAGTACACCTTTGAATATCTGCAGGATCTGGCGGATGGAAGCATGGTAGTGCGTTTTTGTACCAGCTGGGCCACAACAGAAGCTGAAAAAGACCGACTGATCAGGGATATCAGGGCATTGTGA
- a CDS encoding ATP-binding protein has translation MKEMNIPVGVSDFEEIRKNGYYYIDKSGLIRELLNRRGTEVTWITRPRRFGKTLGMSMLESFFDIRKDSRALFEGLEISENRALCDAWMNQYPTVFVSFRQVDGLNFAGAYDMLTWVISELYKEHRYLLDSDRIGTSDKEIAKQLEWGQASMKDMKGSLMLLTRMMQQHYEKPVILLIDEYDVPVAKANNNGYYNEMLDVMKGLMQALKDNPALRFAVVTGCLKIAKESIFTGTNNFVSDTITNSRLNEYFGFVQSEVDELLKAADMTEQAENMKKWYDGYHFGDFDVYCPWDVMNYMLELQHNPKAKPMSYWKNTSDNAIIRSFIDYAGSTITKKLETLMAGGCIVQRVDENLTYDYLHSSEDNLWSTLYLTGYLTRAREEDYKGEVPDGMVALMIPNAEINEIFETTVIKWFDDSAKKWNRNALFDAVWRGDSEGISREMNALLRRTISYHDYREDFYHAFLAGIFTGAGYMVDSNKEHGEGRSDVVVYDPINARVAIFEAKYTKTLGNLEKDCDTALQQIDNRMYAKEYEDDYDQVLCYGISFFKKRCMVREKLK, from the coding sequence ATGAAAGAAATGAATATCCCTGTTGGAGTTTCAGACTTTGAAGAAATTCGTAAAAACGGGTATTACTACATCGATAAATCGGGGCTGATCAGAGAGCTGCTCAACAGGAGAGGCACGGAAGTAACGTGGATTACCCGTCCTCGGCGCTTTGGAAAGACGTTGGGCATGAGTATGCTGGAAAGCTTCTTCGATATCCGAAAGGACAGCAGAGCGTTATTTGAAGGGTTAGAGATTTCGGAAAACCGGGCACTGTGCGATGCGTGGATGAACCAGTATCCGACGGTTTTTGTTTCGTTTCGACAGGTAGATGGCCTTAACTTCGCCGGAGCATACGATATGCTTACATGGGTTATCTCAGAACTATATAAAGAGCATCGCTATCTGCTGGACAGCGACAGAATCGGCACCAGTGATAAGGAGATCGCGAAACAGCTGGAATGGGGACAGGCTTCCATGAAGGACATGAAAGGAAGCTTGATGTTGCTTACCAGGATGATGCAGCAGCATTATGAAAAGCCTGTCATTCTTCTTATAGATGAGTACGATGTCCCTGTCGCGAAAGCGAACAACAACGGTTACTATAATGAAATGCTTGATGTTATGAAGGGATTGATGCAGGCCCTGAAAGACAATCCGGCACTTCGTTTTGCTGTCGTGACAGGCTGTCTGAAGATTGCAAAAGAGAGCATCTTTACGGGAACCAATAATTTTGTATCGGATACGATCACAAATTCTCGTCTCAACGAGTATTTCGGCTTCGTACAGAGCGAGGTTGATGAGCTGCTGAAAGCTGCTGACATGACGGAACAGGCGGAGAACATGAAGAAATGGTACGATGGCTACCATTTCGGGGATTTCGATGTCTACTGTCCGTGGGATGTCATGAATTATATGCTGGAGCTTCAGCACAATCCGAAGGCGAAGCCGATGAGCTACTGGAAAAACACAAGTGACAATGCCATCATCCGTTCCTTTATCGATTATGCGGGCAGTACGATTACAAAGAAGCTTGAGACACTGATGGCGGGCGGCTGCATCGTCCAGCGTGTGGATGAAAACCTGACCTATGATTATCTCCATTCATCAGAAGATAACCTCTGGAGTACACTGTATCTGACGGGATACTTAACACGGGCGCGGGAAGAGGATTATAAGGGTGAAGTTCCAGACGGTATGGTAGCCCTCATGATTCCGAATGCAGAAATTAACGAGATTTTCGAAACAACGGTCATCAAATGGTTTGATGACAGCGCGAAGAAGTGGAATCGAAATGCGCTGTTTGATGCCGTCTGGCGTGGTGACAGTGAAGGCATAAGCAGGGAAATGAATGCCCTGCTCCGACGCACGATCAGCTACCATGACTATCGGGAGGACTTCTACCACGCTTTTCTCGCGGGCATTTTTACAGGCGCTGGATATATGGTGGACTCCAATAAGGAGCATGGAGAAGGGCGAAGCGATGTGGTCGTTTATGATCCCATCAATGCGCGCGTCGCGATCTTCGAAGCGAAGTACACGAAGACCCTGGGAAACCTGGAGAAGGACTGCGATACGGCTTTGCAGCAGATCGACAATCGGATGTATGCAAAGGAATATGAGGATGACTATGATCAGGTTCTCTGCTATGGGATTTCGTTTTTCAAGAAACGCTGCATGGTAAGGGAAAAATTAAAGTAG
- a CDS encoding type II toxin-antitoxin system RelE/ParE family toxin produces the protein MYLLRYTPQAMRDMDSVWDEVYQASKSYDIADKYIKDFIDTITKKKQIPTSGIPLRYKGLFTGFYFIVLKKYMAFYRIKDDYIEVIRIIYEKRDYMQTLFGDNSADRN, from the coding sequence ATGTATCTGTTAAGATATACGCCACAGGCTATGCGGGATATGGATTCTGTATGGGATGAGGTATATCAGGCTTCAAAAAGTTACGATATAGCGGATAAATATATAAAAGATTTTATAGACACGATTACCAAAAAAAAGCAAATTCCGACATCGGGTATACCACTCCGATATAAAGGCTTATTTACGGGATTTTATTTTATAGTTTTAAAAAAGTACATGGCATTTTATAGAATAAAAGATGATTATATCGAAGTGATCAGAATTATTTACGAGAAAAGGGATTATATGCAAACATTGTTTGGGGATAATTCGGCTGACCGCAATTAA
- a CDS encoding prevent-host-death protein produces MPTITSVSDLRNYGNVLEKVRIGSPVYLTRNGRGAYSIRDIKDEENFQKAEAMIQLMCELNAGLRSAEDEDWVSEEELKSHFINKRNED; encoded by the coding sequence ATGCCTACAATAACATCAGTATCGGATTTAAGAAATTATGGAAATGTTCTTGAAAAAGTTCGTATCGGCTCTCCGGTTTACTTGACAAGAAATGGCCGCGGCGCTTATAGCATACGTGACATAAAGGACGAAGAAAACTTTCAGAAAGCAGAAGCAATGATACAACTGATGTGTGAACTGAATGCAGGACTTCGCTCCGCAGAAGACGAAGATTGGGTTTCGGAGGAAGAATTAAAAAGTCATTTCATTAACAAAAGAAACGAGGACTGA
- the aguB gene encoding N-carbamoylputrescine amidase, with product MRNVRCAAVQMCCSRNVAENIEKAEVLVRQAAAEGAQVILLPELFERQYFCQERRYDYYQFATPVMENPAVRYFQRVCASLQVVIPISFYERDVNRLFNSVAMIDADGSILGVYRKTHIPDDHFYQEKFYFTPGDTGFKVFDTAYGKVGVGICWDQWFPETARAMAVEGAEILLYPTAIGSEPILSTDSMPHWRRCMQGHSASNLVPVIAANRVGEERVEPCAENAGQSSSLVFYGSSFITDGCGEVQVSMGRQEEGFIAATFDLDQLMEDRLSWGLFRDRRPEMYGKLM from the coding sequence GTGAGAAACGTAAGATGTGCCGCAGTTCAGATGTGCTGCAGCAGAAATGTAGCAGAAAACATAGAAAAAGCAGAGGTTCTGGTACGTCAGGCAGCAGCAGAAGGAGCGCAGGTGATCCTTCTTCCGGAGCTGTTTGAACGCCAGTATTTCTGCCAGGAGCGCAGATATGATTACTATCAGTTTGCCACGCCGGTGATGGAAAATCCGGCAGTGCGCTATTTCCAGAGAGTTTGCGCCAGCCTGCAGGTAGTGATCCCAATCAGTTTTTATGAAAGAGATGTAAACCGGCTGTTTAATTCCGTTGCCATGATCGATGCAGACGGTTCCATTCTGGGAGTTTACCGGAAAACCCATATCCCAGATGATCATTTTTATCAGGAAAAATTTTATTTTACACCGGGAGATACTGGTTTTAAGGTATTTGATACAGCTTACGGAAAAGTGGGTGTTGGCATCTGTTGGGACCAGTGGTTTCCGGAGACTGCCAGAGCTATGGCAGTGGAAGGCGCAGAAATCCTTCTGTATCCAACGGCCATTGGCAGTGAACCCATCCTTTCTACAGACAGTATGCCTCACTGGAGAAGATGTATGCAGGGACATAGCGCCTCTAATCTGGTGCCTGTAATTGCAGCGAACCGGGTAGGCGAGGAACGGGTAGAGCCATGTGCAGAAAATGCAGGACAGAGTTCTTCCCTGGTATTCTACGGATCATCTTTTATCACAGACGGCTGTGGCGAGGTACAGGTATCCATGGGAAGACAGGAAGAAGGTTTTATCGCAGCTACCTTTGACCTGGACCAGCTGATGGAAGACCGCCTTTCCTGGGGACTTTTCCGGGACAGACGGCCTGAAATGTATGGGAAACTGATGTAA
- the aguA gene encoding agmatine deiminase, which produces MDQADKTVQVERLKTLPAADGFHMPGEFEPHKGTIIIWPERPGSWAYGAKDARKAFAKIAEAIAEGEEVYMLAGPSSLESAKAAFSGKSEKIHILPIETDDAWARDVGPTFVKNARKEVRGINWRFNAWGGEVDGLYASWEKDDAAAEAICDALDYPVYDVGDFVLEGGSIHSDGEGTLLVTEACLLSPGRNPHLTKEEIEKKLCEYLGAEKVIWLKNGIWQDETNEHIDNVCAFVKPGEVVLAWTDEKEDPQYALSIEDYQILENETDAKGRKFMIHKLPIPEKPVCIQEQDLKGLMFEPGEDTREAGERLAASYVNFYIANEAVLVPQFQDKHDKLACDILGKLFPERRICPIDARAIIIGGGNIHCITQQIPSGIGK; this is translated from the coding sequence ATGGATCAAGCAGATAAAACAGTTCAGGTAGAAAGACTAAAAACACTGCCGGCAGCAGATGGATTTCACATGCCGGGAGAGTTTGAACCACACAAAGGAACCATTATAATCTGGCCGGAACGTCCCGGCTCCTGGGCCTATGGGGCAAAGGATGCCAGAAAAGCCTTTGCAAAAATCGCAGAGGCTATAGCAGAAGGAGAAGAGGTTTACATGTTAGCAGGACCTTCTTCCTTGGAGTCTGCAAAGGCAGCTTTTTCCGGAAAGTCAGAAAAGATCCATATTTTGCCTATAGAAACGGACGATGCCTGGGCAAGGGATGTAGGACCTACCTTTGTTAAAAATGCCAGAAAGGAAGTTCGTGGCATAAACTGGCGTTTTAATGCCTGGGGTGGAGAAGTGGATGGCCTTTATGCAAGCTGGGAAAAGGACGATGCTGCAGCAGAGGCAATCTGCGATGCCCTTGATTATCCGGTGTATGATGTCGGTGATTTTGTGCTGGAAGGCGGTTCCATCCACAGTGACGGGGAAGGAACTTTATTAGTAACAGAGGCATGCCTCCTAAGTCCCGGAAGAAACCCCCATCTTACAAAAGAAGAGATTGAAAAGAAGCTTTGTGAATATCTGGGAGCAGAAAAGGTCATCTGGCTGAAAAATGGCATATGGCAGGATGAGACTAATGAACACATAGATAATGTGTGCGCCTTTGTAAAGCCGGGAGAAGTTGTTTTAGCCTGGACAGATGAGAAAGAGGATCCCCAGTATGCTCTTTCTATAGAAGATTACCAGATTCTGGAAAATGAAACAGATGCAAAGGGCAGAAAGTTTATGATACATAAGCTGCCAATTCCTGAGAAGCCGGTATGTATCCAGGAACAAGACTTAAAAGGGCTTATGTTTGAGCCGGGAGAAGATACCAGAGAAGCAGGAGAACGGCTGGCAGCCAGCTATGTAAATTTCTATATTGCAAATGAAGCAGTTCTGGTTCCACAGTTTCAGGATAAACATGATAAGCTGGCCTGTGATATTTTAGGAAAGCTGTTCCCTGAGCGCAGGATCTGCCCTATTGACGCCCGGGCGATCATTATAGGGGGCGGAAATATCCACTGCATTACACAGCAGATACCTTCTGGCATTGGGAAATAA
- the nspC gene encoding carboxynorspermidine decarboxylase: MRMDQLPTPCYVIDEKKLKENLQILKEIREEAGCKILLAQKAFSCFYEYPLIGRYLDGTTASGLYEARLGKEEMGKENHVFAPAYKDADIKELGEICDHIIFNSFAQLRRHKDVVSGKSLGLRINPECSTQGDHAIYDPCAPGSRLGVTKEVFVREIEAEPELFDALDGLHFHTLCEQNADDLAKTLEAVEENFGPWLSKIKWLNMGGGHHITRDDYDRKLLIKCIKHIRDTYGVEVYMEPGEAIALNAGYLVTEVMDIVENGLSVLILDASAACHMPDVLEMPYRPPLKDSGNAGEKAFTYRLSSCTCLAGDVIGDYSFDKQIHVGDKLYFQDMAIYSMVKNNTFNGIPLPGIAVMKEDGDCELIRTFGYGDFKGRLA; the protein is encoded by the coding sequence ATGAGAATGGATCAGCTTCCCACTCCCTGTTATGTGATCGATGAGAAGAAACTGAAAGAAAATTTACAGATTTTAAAAGAAATCCGGGAAGAAGCCGGCTGCAAGATTCTTCTTGCCCAGAAAGCTTTTTCATGTTTTTATGAATATCCTCTGATCGGCCGGTATCTGGACGGCACGACAGCCAGTGGTCTGTATGAGGCAAGACTTGGAAAAGAAGAAATGGGAAAGGAAAACCATGTTTTTGCCCCGGCTTACAAGGATGCGGATATAAAAGAGCTGGGAGAGATATGCGACCATATTATCTTTAATTCCTTTGCCCAGCTTCGCCGTCATAAAGACGTTGTTTCAGGGAAAAGCCTGGGACTGCGTATTAATCCGGAATGCTCCACTCAGGGGGATCATGCAATTTATGACCCCTGTGCTCCCGGTTCCCGTCTGGGAGTTACAAAAGAGGTGTTTGTACGGGAAATAGAGGCAGAACCAGAGCTTTTTGATGCTCTGGATGGTCTCCATTTCCATACTCTCTGCGAGCAGAACGCAGATGATCTGGCTAAAACCCTGGAAGCAGTGGAAGAAAACTTTGGCCCATGGCTTTCTAAGATAAAATGGCTGAATATGGGTGGTGGTCATCATATTACAAGAGATGACTATGACAGAAAACTGCTTATAAAATGCATCAAACATATAAGAGACACTTATGGAGTGGAGGTATATATGGAGCCGGGAGAAGCCATTGCATTAAATGCCGGTTATCTGGTGACAGAGGTAATGGATATTGTGGAAAACGGGCTGTCTGTGCTGATCTTAGATGCCTCTGCTGCCTGTCATATGCCGGATGTGCTGGAAATGCCATACCGGCCGCCATTAAAGGATAGTGGAAATGCGGGGGAAAAAGCATTTACCTACCGTCTTTCCTCCTGCACTTGTCTGGCGGGAGATGTGATCGGGGATTATTCCTTTGATAAACAGATCCATGTGGGAGATAAGCTGTATTTTCAGGATATGGCCATTTATTCCATGGTGAAAAATAATACTTTTAATGGGATCCCGCTTCCGGGGATCGCTGTAATGAAAGAAGACGGAGACTGTGAACTTATCCGTACTTTTGGATATGGAGATTTTAAGGGGAGACTGGCATAA
- a CDS encoding saccharopine dehydrogenase family protein, whose protein sequence is MSRLMVIGCGGVASVAVHKCCQNSGVFTELMIASRTKSKCDALKAQLEGKTDTVITTAQVDADKVEELEALIRSYKPDAVLNVALPYQDLTIMEACLRTGVDYIDTANYEAENTDDPQWRAIYEKRCKEKGFTAYFDYSWQWDLNERFKEAGLTALLGSGFDPGVTSVFSAYALKHYFDEIHTIDILDCNGGDHGYPFATNFNPEINLREVSANGSYWENGHWVETEPMEIKREYDFPEVGKKDMYLLHHEEIESLAKNIPGVKRIRFFMTFGQGYLTHMKCLENVGMLSTSPIQFQGQDIVPIQFLKALLPDPASLGPRTVGKTNIGCIFTGVKDGKEKTIYIYNVCDHQECYKEVGSQAISYTTGVPAMIGAMMVVTGAWKKDGVFNVEEFDPDPFMDALNKWGLPWQVCEDPQIVE, encoded by the coding sequence ATGAGTAGATTAATGGTAATTGGATGTGGGGGCGTAGCTTCCGTAGCAGTACATAAGTGTTGCCAGAACAGTGGTGTATTTACAGAACTTATGATCGCAAGCCGCACAAAATCAAAATGTGATGCTTTAAAAGCACAGTTAGAAGGAAAAACAGATACAGTGATCACAACTGCCCAGGTGGATGCAGATAAGGTAGAAGAACTTGAGGCACTGATCCGTTCCTATAAGCCGGATGCAGTATTAAACGTAGCACTTCCTTATCAGGATCTTACTATTATGGAAGCATGTCTTCGTACAGGTGTGGATTACATTGATACAGCTAATTATGAGGCTGAAAATACAGATGATCCACAGTGGAGAGCTATTTATGAAAAGCGCTGCAAGGAAAAAGGCTTTACTGCATACTTTGATTATTCCTGGCAGTGGGATCTGAATGAACGTTTTAAAGAGGCTGGTCTTACCGCTCTTTTAGGAAGCGGATTTGATCCGGGTGTTACCAGCGTATTTTCTGCTTATGCTTTAAAACATTATTTTGATGAGATTCATACCATTGACATTTTAGACTGCAACGGCGGAGATCATGGATATCCATTTGCGACTAACTTTAATCCTGAGATCAATTTACGTGAAGTATCTGCAAACGGCTCTTATTGGGAGAATGGCCATTGGGTAGAAACAGAGCCAATGGAGATCAAGAGAGAGTATGACTTCCCTGAAGTAGGAAAGAAGGATATGTATCTTCTTCATCACGAAGAGATCGAGTCTCTTGCAAAAAATATCCCTGGTGTAAAGCGGATCCGTTTCTTTATGACCTTTGGACAGGGCTACTTAACCCATATGAAATGTCTGGAAAACGTAGGAATGCTTTCTACTTCTCCGATCCAGTTCCAGGGACAGGATATCGTACCGATCCAGTTTTTAAAGGCCCTTCTGCCTGATCCGGCTTCCTTAGGTCCAAGAACTGTAGGAAAGACCAATATCGGCTGTATTTTTACCGGTGTGAAAGACGGAAAAGAAAAGACCATTTACATTTATAATGTATGTGATCACCAGGAATGCTACAAAGAAGTTGGTTCCCAGGCAATCTCCTATACTACCGGTGTCCCGGCTATGATCGGTGCTATGATGGTAGTTACTGGTGCATGGAAGAAGGACGGCGTATTTAATGTAGAGGAATTTGATCCGGATCCATTTATGGATGCATTAAATAAGTGGGGACTTCCATGGCAGGTATGCGAAGATCCTCAGATCGTAGAATAG
- the speE gene encoding polyamine aminopropyltransferase: MELWYSEFHTENVKLSVRVDRQLFSGESEYQRIDVFESAEFGKFVALDGEIVFSEKDEFIYDEMVTHVPMAVHPNVKNVLIIGGGDGGVAKELIQYPGIESIDVVETDKMFVDVCREIFPEVACGLDEERVHVYYDDGLRFLRGKKNCYDLIINDSTDPFGHTEGLFTKEFYGSCYNALREDGIMVYQHGSPFYDEDEAACRSMHRKVYRSFPVSRVYQAHIPTCPSGYWLFGFASKKYHPLNDLQAEKWNGLHIPTWYYTTNLHAGAFMLPKYVEDLLEEEENNK, encoded by the coding sequence ATGGAACTTTGGTATTCGGAGTTTCATACGGAAAATGTAAAGCTTTCTGTCCGTGTGGACCGTCAGCTGTTTTCCGGTGAAAGTGAGTATCAGCGGATCGACGTATTTGAATCTGCTGAGTTTGGAAAATTTGTAGCTTTGGATGGAGAAATCGTATTTTCTGAAAAAGATGAATTTATCTATGATGAAATGGTGACACATGTGCCTATGGCTGTCCATCCTAACGTGAAAAATGTGCTGATCATTGGCGGCGGAGATGGCGGTGTGGCAAAAGAACTGATCCAGTATCCGGGAATTGAATCTATTGATGTAGTGGAAACCGATAAAATGTTTGTAGATGTGTGCAGGGAGATCTTCCCGGAGGTAGCCTGCGGATTAGACGAGGAACGGGTCCATGTATATTACGATGACGGACTGCGTTTTCTCCGGGGAAAGAAAAACTGCTATGACCTGATCATCAATGACTCTACAGATCCGTTTGGACATACAGAAGGTCTGTTTACCAAGGAGTTCTACGGCAGTTGCTATAATGCACTGCGGGAAGATGGGATCATGGTGTATCAGCATGGAAGTCCATTTTATGATGAAGATGAAGCTGCCTGCCGCAGCATGCACAGAAAGGTATATCGTTCCTTTCCTGTAAGCCGCGTATATCAGGCCCATATTCCTACCTGTCCGTCAGGCTACTGGCTGTTTGGCTTTGCCTCAAAGAAGTATCATCCTTTAAATGATCTTCAGGCGGAAAAATGGAACGGGCTTCATATACCAACATGGTACTATACAACAAATCTCCATGCAGGCGCGTTTATGCTGCCAAAATATGTGGAGGACCTGTTAGAAGAGGAGGAAAATAACAAATGA
- a CDS encoding aminotransferase class V-fold PLP-dependent enzyme, whose translation MDLEAQKRAPIYEALERFRKKRVVPFDVPGHKRGRGNPELAALLGEKCVGLDVNSMKPLDNLCHPVSVIREAEELAAEAFGASHAFLMVGGTTSAVQGMILSVCKAGDKIILPRNVHKSAINALVLCGAVPVYVNPEVNGDLGISLGMDIHKVEKAIEENPDAVAVLVNNPTYYGICSDLRGIVKLAHEKGMKVLADEAHGTHLYFGKGLPVNAMAAGADMAAVSMHKSGGSLTQSSMLLLNKGMNQDYVRQIINLTQTTSASYLLLSSLDISRRNLALRGDESFGKVIQMAEYARNEINSIGGYYAYGKDLVNGTSVYDFDVTKLSVYTLGIGLAGIEVYDLLRDEYDIQIEFGDICNILAYISIGDRIQDIERLVGALADIERLYRKDKTGMLTGEYISPKVECSPQKAFYAEKISLPIAQAAGKISGEFVMCYPPGIPILAPGEVITQEIVEYILYAKEKGCSMQGTEDPKIERLMVLV comes from the coding sequence ATGGACCTGGAAGCACAAAAGCGTGCGCCTATTTATGAGGCGTTAGAGCGTTTTAGAAAGAAAAGGGTAGTGCCCTTTGATGTACCGGGACACAAAAGAGGACGGGGAAACCCGGAGCTGGCAGCTCTTTTAGGGGAAAAATGTGTTGGATTAGATGTAAATTCCATGAAACCTTTGGATAACCTGTGCCATCCGGTATCTGTGATCCGGGAGGCAGAGGAACTGGCAGCAGAGGCCTTTGGTGCCAGTCATGCATTTCTTATGGTAGGAGGAACCACTTCAGCTGTTCAGGGGATGATCCTTTCAGTCTGTAAAGCAGGAGATAAGATCATTCTGCCAAGAAATGTACATAAAAGCGCCATCAATGCCCTGGTACTTTGCGGGGCAGTTCCGGTTTATGTAAATCCGGAAGTAAACGGAGATCTGGGGATCTCTCTTGGAATGGACATTCATAAGGTGGAAAAAGCGATTGAAGAAAATCCGGATGCTGTAGCAGTTCTGGTAAATAACCCCACCTATTACGGGATCTGCTCTGATCTGCGGGGCATCGTAAAGCTGGCCCATGAAAAAGGAATGAAGGTGCTGGCAGATGAAGCTCATGGAACTCATTTGTACTTTGGAAAAGGCCTTCCGGTAAATGCAATGGCAGCAGGTGCAGATATGGCAGCTGTTTCCATGCACAAATCCGGAGGAAGCCTGACACAAAGCTCCATGCTTCTGTTAAATAAGGGCATGAACCAGGATTATGTGCGTCAGATCATTAACCTGACGCAGACTACCAGTGCATCCTATCTTCTCCTCTCCAGTCTGGATATTTCCAGAAGGAACCTGGCACTGCGGGGGGATGAATCCTTTGGGAAAGTGATCCAGATGGCAGAATATGCCAGAAATGAGATCAATTCCATTGGCGGCTATTATGCATATGGAAAAGATCTGGTCAATGGTACCAGTGTCTATGATTTTGATGTGACCAAGCTTTCTGTGTATACACTGGGGATCGGACTGGCAGGTATCGAGGTTTATGATCTGTTAAGAGATGAATATGACATCCAGATTGAGTTTGGAGATATCTGCAACATTCTGGCGTATATTTCTATTGGGGACCGGATCCAGGATATTGAACGTTTAGTGGGAGCTTTGGCAGATATTGAACGGCTTTACCGGAAAGACAAGACCGGTATGCTTACAGGGGAATACATTTCACCGAAGGTAGAATGTTCACCACAGAAGGCGTTTTATGCGGAAAAGATATCTCTTCCCATTGCACAGGCAGCAGGAAAGATCAGCGGTGAATTTGTTATGTGTTATCCACCGGGTATCCCGATCCTGGCGCCAGGCGAGGTGATCACCCAGGAGATTGTGGAATACATTCTTTACGCAAAGGAAAAGGGATGTTCCATGCAGGGAACGGAAGATCCGAAGATCGAACGGCTGATGGTTTTAGTATAA